The following proteins come from a genomic window of Corynebacterium crudilactis:
- the nrdR gene encoding transcriptional regulator NrdR, with protein sequence MYCPFCQHDHSKVIDSRVIDSGSAIRRRRECSECDGRFTTIEKAVLLVLKRNGVTEPFSREKVVTGVRRACQGRDVSDDALKRLAQQVEETVRSSGSSQIRANEIGLAILDPLRELDEVAYLRFASVYKSFESADDFEKEIRLMRRRGRD encoded by the coding sequence ATGTACTGCCCATTTTGCCAACATGATCATTCGAAAGTCATTGATTCTCGTGTCATTGACTCTGGAAGCGCGATTCGAAGGCGCCGTGAATGCAGCGAATGCGATGGACGTTTCACCACCATCGAAAAAGCTGTGTTACTCGTGCTCAAAAGAAACGGTGTCACCGAACCATTCAGTAGGGAAAAGGTGGTTACCGGTGTCCGTCGAGCATGCCAGGGGCGCGATGTATCTGATGATGCACTCAAACGCCTTGCCCAACAAGTGGAAGAAACTGTGCGAAGCAGTGGAAGTTCTCAAATCCGCGCCAATGAGATCGGCCTGGCTATCCTCGATCCACTGAGGGAATTGGATGAAGTGGCATATTTACGCTTTGCATCTGTGTATAAATCTTTTGAAAGTGCAGATGACTTTGAAAAAGAAATCCGTCTAATGCGACGAAGGGGAAGGGACTAA
- the lexA gene encoding transcriptional repressor LexA, with protein MAIEKKPAGTRGSRGSRVVKTLPNGKPDPASLSDRQRRILEVIRDAVVLRGYPPSIREIGDAAGLQSTSSVAYQLKELEKKGFLRRDPNKPRAVDVRHLPETESRSTKTAANKNKSAQSGSPVPELTGPTSFIPVVGKIAAGSPILAEQNIEEYYPLPAEIVGDGELFMLQVVGESMRDAGILNGDWVVVRSQPVAEQGEFVAAMIDGEATVKEFHKDSSGIWLLPHNDTFAPIPAENAEIMGKVVSVMRKL; from the coding sequence ATGGCAATCGAAAAGAAGCCAGCAGGCACACGAGGCAGCCGCGGTAGCCGCGTAGTTAAAACACTGCCCAACGGGAAGCCAGATCCAGCCAGTTTGTCAGATCGACAACGCAGGATCTTGGAGGTTATCCGAGATGCCGTAGTGCTTCGCGGTTATCCACCAAGCATCAGGGAAATCGGTGACGCAGCTGGACTTCAGTCCACCTCGTCGGTTGCTTACCAACTTAAAGAGCTGGAGAAAAAGGGCTTTCTCCGCAGGGACCCCAACAAGCCTCGCGCTGTTGATGTTCGCCACTTGCCTGAAACTGAGTCCCGTTCCACTAAAACAGCTGCTAATAAGAATAAGTCTGCTCAAAGTGGCTCCCCTGTGCCAGAACTTACCGGCCCGACTTCCTTCATTCCTGTCGTAGGTAAAATTGCTGCAGGAAGCCCTATTCTGGCAGAGCAAAATATTGAAGAATACTACCCACTACCGGCAGAAATTGTTGGTGATGGCGAACTCTTCATGCTCCAGGTAGTTGGGGAATCCATGCGAGATGCCGGAATTCTTAACGGTGACTGGGTGGTGGTTCGTTCCCAGCCAGTCGCAGAACAAGGTGAATTCGTCGCTGCCATGATTGACGGCGAAGCAACCGTCAAGGAATTTCATAAAGATTCTTCCGGAATTTGGCTACTGCCACACAACGACACATTCGCTCCAATTCCAGCCGAAAATGCTGAGATCATGGGCAAAGTCGTGTCTGTGATGCGTAAGCTTTAA
- a CDS encoding DeoR/GlpR family DNA-binding transcription regulator codes for MYAEERRRQIASLTAVEGRVNVTELAGRFDVTAETIRRDLAVLDREGIVHRVHGGAVATQSFQTTELSLDTRFRSASSAKYSIAKAAMKFLPSEHGGLFLDAGTTVTALADLISEHVNAKQWSIVTNCLPIALNLANAGLDDVQLLGGSVRAITQAVVGDTALRTLALMRADVVFIGTNALTLDHGLSTADSQEAAMKSAMITNAHKVVVLCDSTKMGTDYLVSFGAIEDIDVVVTDSGAPASFIEQLRDRDVEVVIAE; via the coding sequence ATGTACGCAGAGGAGCGCCGTCGTCAGATTGCCTCATTAACGGCAGTAGAGGGACGTGTAAATGTCACCGAATTAGCTGGCCGATTTGATGTCACCGCAGAGACCATCCGAAGAGATCTCGCAGTTTTGGATCGCGAAGGCATTGTCCATCGCGTCCATGGTGGCGCTGTAGCCACACAATCCTTCCAAACCACTGAATTGAGCTTGGATACTCGATTCCGATCTGCATCTTCAGCTAAGTATTCGATCGCCAAGGCTGCTATGAAATTTCTTCCATCTGAGCATGGCGGACTTTTCCTCGATGCAGGCACCACTGTTACTGCGTTGGCTGATCTCATCTCAGAACACGTTAATGCTAAGCAGTGGTCCATCGTGACCAACTGTCTTCCTATTGCATTGAACTTGGCTAACGCAGGACTCGATGATGTGCAGCTGCTCGGTGGCAGCGTTCGAGCCATTACTCAGGCAGTAGTCGGCGATACCGCTTTGCGCACACTGGCACTTATGCGAGCAGATGTCGTGTTCATTGGTACTAATGCTCTGACTCTAGATCATGGTTTGTCTACAGCAGATTCTCAAGAAGCAGCCATGAAGTCTGCCATGATCACCAATGCGCACAAGGTGGTGGTCTTGTGTGACTCTACCAAGATGGGCACTGATTACCTTGTGAGTTTTGGTGCCATAGAAGATATCGATGTAGTGGTGACTGATTCCGGAGCGCCTGCAAGTTTCATTGAGCAGTTGCGTGATCGCGATGTAGAAGTTGTGATTGCAGAATGA
- a CDS encoding 1-phosphofructokinase family hexose kinase, producing MILTVTASPYLLSTNELDGHIEIGEANKIRQVSTVAGGFGTGVAATLFYGGNETFAVFPAPEISHYLRLVTLAGLPHEIIPVAGPIPMHLTMRDVEGNETKFKDSPMPLDVSQLAILRDLVVRRAEEASWVLLGGNLPSVAPAAWFVDVVRSLRLYHPDVKVAIAATGAALRAVIRQLAATSPDLLIVAAEEIEKATELEPKTLRNPWADGDLSPTVAAARALINSGVTEVVVTNKRTESLYVSASDALLASYASAPGKQGVNWRESFSAGFLAASNDGKTATECLINGVAYANAEGSEWDNYIPTPDRLQAQHVVITPLA from the coding sequence ATGATTCTCACAGTTACGGCAAGCCCATACTTATTGAGCACCAATGAGCTGGATGGGCATATCGAAATCGGTGAAGCAAATAAAATTAGGCAGGTTTCTACTGTCGCAGGAGGATTTGGCACAGGTGTTGCTGCCACGTTGTTTTATGGTGGAAATGAAACATTTGCGGTGTTCCCTGCCCCAGAGATTTCCCATTATCTGCGTCTAGTCACTCTTGCCGGGTTGCCACATGAAATCATTCCTGTGGCAGGTCCAATTCCTATGCATCTGACAATGCGGGACGTGGAAGGCAATGAAACAAAGTTCAAAGACTCCCCCATGCCTTTGGACGTCTCCCAGTTAGCGATCCTTCGTGATCTGGTGGTGCGTAGAGCAGAGGAAGCATCGTGGGTCTTACTCGGTGGAAACCTACCCTCTGTTGCACCAGCTGCATGGTTTGTCGATGTGGTGAGATCACTTCGGTTATATCACCCCGATGTGAAAGTCGCGATTGCTGCTACAGGAGCAGCGTTACGCGCAGTTATTCGCCAGCTTGCCGCGACATCCCCTGATCTGCTTATTGTTGCTGCAGAGGAGATCGAAAAAGCCACGGAATTAGAGCCTAAAACGCTTAGAAATCCGTGGGCTGATGGAGATCTCTCCCCCACAGTTGCTGCAGCTAGAGCACTTATTAATAGCGGTGTGACAGAAGTCGTCGTGACCAATAAACGCACCGAATCATTGTATGTGTCTGCATCTGATGCTTTATTAGCTAGCTATGCCAGCGCCCCTGGCAAGCAAGGGGTTAATTGGCGGGAATCATTTTCCGCTGGTTTCCTCGCAGCATCTAACGATGGCAAAACCGCAACGGAATGCCTGATCAATGGTGTTGCCTATGCCAATGCAGAAGGAAGTGAATGGGATAACTACATCCCTACTCCGGATCGTTTGCAGGCACAGCATGTTGTGATCACACCGCTTGCCTAA
- the ptsP gene encoding phosphoenolpyruvate--protein phosphotransferase, with product MATVDDVNHDTVLKGTGVVGGVRYASAVWITPRPELPQAGEVIAEENREAELARFDVAAGTVSSRLLERSEAAEGPAAEVLKATAGMVNDRGWRKTVAKGVKGGHPAEYAVVAATTKFISMFEAAGGIIAERTTDLRDIRDRVIAEIRGEEEPGLPDVAGQVILFADDLSPADTAALDTDLFVGLVTELGGPTSHTAIIARQLNVPCIVATGASIKDIKSGEKVLIDGSLGTIDRNADEAEATKLVEDSLEQAAKIAQWKGPAQTKDGHRVQLLANVQDGNSAVQAAKTEAEGVGLFRTELCFLSATQEPSVEEQAEVYSKVLDAFPSSKVVVRSLDAGSDKPVPFASMADEMNPALGVRGLRIARGQVDLLTRQLDAIAKASEDLGRGEEAPTWVMAPMVATAYEAKWFADMCRERGLIAGAMIEVPAASLMADKIMPHLDFVSIGTNDLTQYTMAADRMSPELAYLTDPWQPAVLRLIKHTCDEGARFDTPVGVCGEAAADPLLAAVLTGLGVNSLSAASTALAAVGAQLAEVTLETCKKAAEAALDAEGATEARTAVREVIEAAG from the coding sequence GTGGCTACTGTGGATGATGTGAATCATGACACTGTATTGAAGGGCACCGGCGTTGTCGGTGGAGTCCGTTATGCAAGCGCGGTGTGGATTACCCCACGCCCCGAACTACCCCAAGCCGGCGAAGTTATCGCCGAAGAAAATCGTGAAGCGGAACTTGCTCGCTTTGATGTAGCTGCAGGAACTGTGTCTTCGCGATTGCTAGAGCGCTCTGAAGCAGCTGAAGGCCCAGCCGCAGAGGTGCTCAAAGCTACTGCTGGCATGGTCAATGACCGTGGCTGGCGTAAAACTGTTGCGAAAGGTGTTAAAGGCGGGCACCCAGCTGAATACGCTGTCGTTGCTGCAACCACCAAGTTCATTTCCATGTTTGAAGCCGCTGGTGGCATCATCGCAGAGCGCACCACAGACCTGCGCGATATCCGTGACCGCGTCATCGCAGAAATTCGTGGAGAAGAAGAGCCAGGACTGCCAGATGTTGCAGGTCAGGTTATCCTCTTTGCGGATGATCTTTCCCCTGCAGATACCGCAGCTCTTGATACCGATCTGTTCGTTGGGCTTGTCACTGAACTTGGCGGCCCAACCAGCCACACCGCAATCATTGCGCGCCAGCTGAACGTGCCATGCATTGTCGCCACCGGCGCTAGCATCAAGGACATCAAGTCCGGCGAAAAAGTGCTTATCGACGGCAGTCTCGGCACCATTGACCGCAACGCCGACGAGGCTGAGGCTACAAAGCTGGTCGAAGATTCACTTGAGCAAGCTGCCAAGATTGCGCAGTGGAAGGGGCCAGCTCAGACAAAGGATGGACACCGAGTTCAGCTTCTTGCCAACGTGCAAGACGGAAACTCAGCGGTACAAGCTGCAAAGACAGAAGCTGAAGGCGTGGGACTCTTCCGTACAGAGCTGTGCTTCCTTTCTGCGACGCAAGAGCCAAGCGTAGAAGAACAAGCCGAGGTTTATTCCAAGGTTCTTGATGCATTCCCATCATCTAAGGTCGTTGTCCGCTCCCTAGATGCTGGTTCCGATAAGCCTGTTCCATTTGCTTCCATGGCAGATGAAATGAACCCAGCTCTTGGTGTCCGCGGTCTACGCATTGCACGTGGGCAGGTTGATTTGCTCACACGTCAGCTCGATGCAATCGCCAAGGCTAGCGAAGATCTTGGCCGTGGCGAAGAAGCTCCTACGTGGGTGATGGCTCCTATGGTGGCCACTGCCTATGAGGCCAAATGGTTCGCGGATATGTGCCGCGAGCGTGGCCTTATCGCTGGTGCCATGATTGAAGTTCCGGCCGCCTCATTAATGGCTGATAAAATCATGCCTCACCTGGACTTCGTATCCATTGGTACCAATGACCTCACCCAGTACACCATGGCTGCCGATCGTATGTCCCCAGAACTGGCATACCTGACCGACCCATGGCAGCCAGCAGTGCTGCGCCTGATCAAGCACACATGTGACGAAGGTGCACGTTTTGATACTCCGGTAGGTGTCTGTGGCGAAGCGGCAGCTGATCCTCTCCTAGCTGCGGTACTCACCGGCCTTGGAGTGAACTCCTTGTCCGCAGCATCAACTGCTCTTGCCGCAGTGGGAGCTCAATTGGCAGAGGTAACTCTAGAGACCTGCAAGAAGGCTGCAGAAGCAGCTTTGGATGCTGAAGGTGCCACTGAAGCTCGAACAGCGGTACGCGAAGTAATCGAAGCCGCAGGCTAA
- a CDS encoding DeoR/GlpR family DNA-binding transcription regulator, whose product MSELIIELSEVNMISQTDRQHEIVSMLAPTGAVSVGDLAEHFEVTTETIRRDLRIMESLGLLQRVHGGAISPEPRSSAPPRVAVTGLPPEPEALELAFSAVSLITPAVRSIFLDSGLACTAIATVLGDPPDNARWTVVTSSPGAVIALSAATGTTAVILHGTVHAKSSSIIGATAVSMVSQLRADIAFIEVDALRVGTDLCTFHPEMIPVKQAMIKSASFTVAVLSRRMQPDYAQSPRPFATLADFDALVTDDCSLDFPVLPNHNFQVVTI is encoded by the coding sequence ATGTCAGAACTCATCATTGAACTCAGCGAGGTAAACATGATCAGCCAAACGGATAGACAACACGAAATTGTGTCTATGCTGGCTCCCACTGGTGCCGTGTCTGTTGGAGATTTAGCTGAGCATTTTGAGGTCACCACAGAAACAATCCGACGCGATCTGCGCATCATGGAATCGCTGGGTCTACTGCAACGAGTGCATGGCGGAGCTATCAGCCCTGAACCCCGGAGCAGTGCTCCCCCACGAGTAGCAGTGACCGGACTACCTCCAGAACCTGAGGCTTTAGAACTTGCATTCAGCGCGGTGTCGCTTATTACTCCTGCGGTGCGCAGCATTTTCTTGGACTCAGGTTTAGCGTGCACCGCGATTGCCACAGTTTTAGGAGACCCACCAGATAATGCCAGGTGGACTGTAGTTACAAGCTCCCCCGGCGCTGTCATTGCACTCTCTGCAGCCACTGGCACCACAGCAGTCATCCTGCATGGAACAGTGCACGCCAAAAGCTCATCCATCATCGGTGCCACGGCGGTGTCCATGGTGTCGCAATTGCGCGCTGATATCGCTTTTATCGAAGTTGATGCGCTACGTGTGGGCACTGATCTATGTACTTTTCACCCGGAAATGATTCCCGTCAAACAGGCCATGATCAAAAGTGCCAGCTTTACCGTTGCGGTTCTCAGCCGAAGAATGCAGCCCGATTACGCACAATCTCCACGTCCTTTCGCCACGCTGGCTGATTTTGATGCACTTGTCACCGATGATTGCTCTCTAGATTTTCCAGTTTTGCCCAACCACAACTTTCAGGTGGTAACCATATGA
- a CDS encoding 1-phosphofructokinase: MIITFTPNPSIDSTLALNEELARGSVQRLASVTAVAGGKGINVAHAVLLAGFDTLALFPAGKLDPFVPLVRDIGLPVETVVISNNVRTNTTVTEPDGTTTKLNGPGAPLSEAKLRSLEKLLIDALLPETTWVVLAGSLPPGAPLDWYSKLTTLIHEARPDVRVAVDTSDQPLLQLGKNLEQPGAAPNLIKPNGLELGQLAGTDGEELEARAVQGDYSAIIDAAEVLVARGIEQVLVTLGAAGAVLVNAEGAWTATSPKIDVVSTVGAGDCALAGFVMSRSQQKTLEESLLNAVSYGSTAASLPGTTIPHPDQLISAGAKVTQVKGLKGSA; encoded by the coding sequence ATGATCATCACATTCACCCCAAATCCAAGCATTGATTCCACGCTTGCGCTCAATGAAGAGCTTGCCCGTGGATCAGTACAACGACTGGCTTCCGTCACGGCTGTTGCTGGCGGCAAAGGCATCAATGTTGCGCACGCTGTCTTGTTGGCAGGGTTTGACACCCTTGCACTTTTCCCTGCTGGCAAGCTAGATCCATTTGTACCATTGGTGCGCGATATCGGTCTGCCTGTGGAAACAGTTGTTATCAGTAACAACGTCCGCACCAACACCACAGTCACCGAACCCGATGGCACGACCACCAAGCTCAACGGCCCCGGCGCGCCACTGAGCGAGGCGAAGTTACGCAGCCTAGAAAAGCTGCTTATCGACGCGCTCCTCCCCGAAACCACGTGGGTGGTCCTCGCGGGATCACTGCCGCCTGGGGCACCACTTGATTGGTATTCGAAGCTGACCACGTTGATTCATGAAGCTCGTCCAGATGTGCGCGTGGCAGTGGATACCTCTGATCAGCCATTGCTGCAGTTGGGTAAAAATCTTGAGCAACCGGGAGCAGCACCGAACCTGATCAAGCCAAATGGTCTTGAATTAGGCCAGCTTGCTGGCACTGACGGCGAAGAGCTTGAAGCACGTGCCGTCCAAGGTGATTACTCAGCAATTATTGATGCTGCAGAGGTACTCGTTGCACGTGGTATCGAACAAGTTCTTGTCACGTTGGGTGCTGCGGGTGCTGTCCTGGTCAATGCTGAAGGTGCGTGGACGGCTACTTCCCCAAAGATTGATGTTGTTTCTACTGTGGGCGCTGGCGATTGCGCTCTAGCTGGTTTTGTTATGTCTCGTTCCCAGCAGAAAACTCTGGAAGAAAGTTTGCTGAATGCCGTCTCCTACGGTTCCACAGCAGCATCGCTTCCTGGCACTACCATTCCGCATCCTGACCAACTCATCTCAGCTGGTGCGAAGGTCACCCAAGTAAAAGGTCTGAAAGGATCAGCATGA
- a CDS encoding fructose-specific PTS transporter subunit EIIC, translating to MNRVINSSLVRLDVDFGDSTTDVINNLATVVFDAGRATSVDALAKDALERESKAGTGVPGQVAIPHCRSEAVSEPTLGFARLSNPVDFNGPDGNANLVFLIAAPAGGGKEHLKILSKLARSLVKKDFIKALQDATTEQEIVDVVDAVLNPPAKATPVASAAVSDAGRSEAASTSVTRIVAITACPTGIAHTYMAADSLTQNADGRDDVELVVETQGSSAVTPVDPQIIAAADAVIFATDVGVKDRERFAGKPVIESGVKRAINEPAKMIDEAIAASKNPNARKVTGSGVAASAETTGEKLSWGKRIQQAVMTGVSYMVPFVAAGGLLLALGFAFGGYDMANGWQAIATQFSLTNLPGNTLDVDGAAMTFERSGFLLYFGAVLFATGQAAMSFIVAALSGYTAYALAGRPGIAPGFVGGAISVTIGAGFIGGLVTGILAGLIALWIGSWKVPRVVQSLMPVVIIPLLTSLVVGLVMYLLLGRPLASIMIGLQDWLSSMSGSSAVLLGIILGLMMCFDLGGPVNKAAYLFGTAGLSTGDQASMEIMAAIMAAGMVPPIAMSIATILRKKLFTPAEQENGKSSWLLGLAFVSEGAIPFAASDPLRVIPAMMAGGATTGAISMAFNVGSRAPHGGIFVVWAIEPWWGWLIALAAGTIVSTIVVIALKQFWPNKAIAAEVAKQEALNA from the coding sequence ATGAATAGAGTCATTAATTCCTCGCTAGTTCGGTTGGATGTCGATTTTGGCGACTCAACCACTGATGTCATCAACAATCTTGCCACGGTTGTTTTTGACGCCGGTCGCGCCACTTCCGTCGATGCTTTGGCTAAAGACGCCCTCGAGCGTGAGTCAAAAGCTGGTACCGGTGTGCCAGGCCAGGTAGCTATCCCCCATTGCCGTTCCGAAGCAGTATCTGAACCCACCTTGGGCTTTGCGCGTTTGAGCAACCCAGTGGATTTCAACGGCCCAGACGGTAATGCCAACTTGGTTTTCCTCATTGCAGCGCCTGCCGGTGGTGGCAAAGAGCACCTGAAGATTTTGTCTAAGCTTGCACGATCCTTGGTGAAAAAAGACTTCATTAAGGCTCTGCAAGATGCCACCACAGAGCAAGAAATCGTCGACGTTGTTGATGCAGTGCTCAATCCGCCTGCAAAGGCAACTCCAGTGGCTTCGGCTGCAGTGTCTGATGCTGGACGCAGTGAGGCCGCGTCGACAAGCGTGACCCGTATCGTGGCAATTACCGCATGCCCGACAGGCATCGCGCATACCTACATGGCTGCGGATTCTTTGACGCAAAACGCTGACGGGCGTGATGATGTTGAACTGGTCGTGGAAACGCAAGGCTCTTCCGCCGTCACACCAGTGGACCCGCAAATTATCGCCGCTGCCGATGCAGTGATTTTTGCCACTGATGTCGGAGTGAAAGATCGCGAACGTTTCGCAGGCAAGCCTGTGATCGAATCCGGCGTGAAACGCGCCATCAACGAACCCGCCAAAATGATCGACGAAGCCATCGCTGCTTCTAAAAACCCCAATGCCCGCAAAGTAACTGGCTCCGGTGTCGCTGCATCCGCAGAAACCACCGGTGAAAAACTAAGTTGGGGCAAGCGCATCCAACAAGCCGTCATGACTGGCGTGTCCTACATGGTGCCATTCGTCGCAGCCGGTGGTCTCCTCCTCGCATTGGGTTTCGCCTTCGGCGGATACGACATGGCCAACGGGTGGCAAGCAATCGCCACCCAATTCTCTCTGACAAACCTGCCCGGCAACACCCTTGATGTTGATGGCGCTGCCATGACCTTCGAGCGCTCCGGATTCCTGCTCTACTTCGGCGCCGTTCTTTTCGCCACCGGACAAGCCGCCATGAGCTTCATCGTGGCAGCACTCTCCGGCTACACCGCATACGCACTTGCAGGCCGCCCCGGTATCGCGCCGGGCTTTGTGGGTGGCGCAATTTCTGTCACCATCGGCGCAGGCTTCATTGGTGGTCTTGTCACCGGTATCCTTGCCGGCTTGATCGCACTGTGGATCGGATCGTGGAAGGTACCACGCGTGGTGCAATCGCTTATGCCAGTGGTGATCATTCCGCTGCTGACTTCCCTCGTGGTTGGTCTCGTGATGTACCTCTTGCTGGGACGCCCCCTTGCCTCCATCATGATTGGTCTGCAAGATTGGCTCTCCTCCATGTCCGGATCCTCCGCAGTCCTGCTGGGTATCATCCTTGGCCTCATGATGTGTTTCGACCTCGGCGGACCAGTAAACAAGGCAGCATACTTGTTTGGTACCGCAGGACTCTCCACCGGCGATCAGGCATCCATGGAAATTATGGCAGCCATCATGGCAGCCGGCATGGTTCCACCAATTGCCATGTCTATCGCTACTATCCTGCGCAAGAAGCTCTTCACCCCAGCTGAACAAGAAAACGGCAAGTCTTCCTGGCTCCTCGGCTTGGCATTCGTTTCTGAAGGTGCCATTCCTTTCGCAGCATCCGATCCACTGCGCGTCATCCCGGCTATGATGGCCGGCGGCGCCACCACAGGTGCAATCTCCATGGCATTCAATGTCGGATCCCGCGCCCCACACGGCGGAATCTTCGTAGTCTGGGCCATCGAACCTTGGTGGGGTTGGCTCATTGCCTTGGCAGCGGGCACCATCGTATCCACCATCGTTGTCATCGCGCTAAAGCAGTTCTGGCCGAACAAAGCCATTGCCGCCGAAGTCGCAAAACAAGAAGCTCTCAACGCCTAA
- a CDS encoding HPr family phosphocarrier protein, whose product MASKTVTVGSSVGLHARPASIIAEAAAEYDDEILLTLVGSDDDEETDASSSLMIMALGAEHGNEVTVTSDNAEAVEKIAALIARDLDAE is encoded by the coding sequence ATGGCTTCCAAGACTGTAACCGTCGGTTCCTCCGTTGGTCTTCACGCTCGTCCAGCATCCATCATCGCTGAAGCAGCTGCGGAGTACGACGATGAAATCTTGCTGACCCTGGTTGGCTCCGATGATGACGAAGAAACCGATGCGTCTTCTTCCCTCATGATCATGGCCCTAGGCGCAGAGCACGGCAACGAAGTTACCGTCACCTCCGACAACGCTGAAGCTGTTGAGAAGATCGCTGCACTTATCGCACGCGACCTCGATGCTGAGTAA
- a CDS encoding uracil-xanthine permease family protein, which yields MLVTSTWGWTVHGDGKKIAPGAVVAPKERLSWGRTIGIGMQHVIAMFGATLLVPTLTGFPVNTTLLFSGLGTILFLLVTKNRLPSYLGSSFAFIAPLTATQAQGMGAQIGGILVAGLVMITIGFAVKAAGKRVIDAVMPPAVTGAIVALIGLNLAPTAAGNFSSQPLVASVTLFAILIATVAGRGMIARLGILIGVVIGWVFAAVTGNLSEGAAATIQEAAWFGLPQFHKPEFQLSAILVTLPVIIVLIAENVGHVKAVSEMTGENLDDLAGDALIADGFATTLAGGFGGSGTTTYAENIGVMAATRVYSTAAYWVAAFTAIALAFIPKFGALIFTIPSGVLGGACLVLYGLIGMLGIRIWQDNKVNFNNPVNLTMAAVALVAGIGNLTLTVFGVTLEGIAWGSVGIIVLYPIMKRLYLSLGEGKDATF from the coding sequence GTGCTCGTGACTTCAACATGGGGATGGACCGTCCACGGAGACGGCAAAAAAATTGCACCCGGCGCAGTCGTCGCTCCTAAAGAGCGCCTGAGCTGGGGTCGCACAATTGGAATCGGTATGCAGCACGTGATCGCCATGTTTGGCGCCACGCTCCTGGTTCCCACGCTCACCGGATTTCCGGTCAACACCACGCTTTTGTTCTCTGGTTTAGGAACAATTCTGTTCCTATTGGTGACCAAAAACCGTCTACCTTCTTACCTCGGCAGCTCCTTTGCCTTCATTGCCCCTCTCACCGCCACCCAAGCCCAGGGCATGGGCGCACAAATTGGTGGCATCTTGGTGGCAGGCCTCGTGATGATTACCATCGGTTTCGCAGTGAAAGCAGCCGGCAAGCGAGTAATCGATGCTGTGATGCCACCTGCTGTTACCGGTGCAATTGTGGCTCTCATCGGCCTGAATTTGGCACCAACAGCAGCTGGAAACTTTTCCTCACAGCCTCTGGTTGCCTCCGTGACGCTGTTTGCCATTTTGATCGCCACCGTTGCAGGCCGCGGAATGATTGCTCGCCTGGGTATTCTCATCGGTGTTGTCATCGGTTGGGTTTTTGCAGCAGTAACCGGCAACCTCTCAGAAGGTGCTGCGGCGACAATCCAAGAAGCTGCATGGTTTGGTTTACCACAGTTCCATAAGCCTGAATTCCAGCTCTCTGCCATTTTGGTTACGCTGCCTGTGATTATCGTGCTCATCGCTGAAAACGTCGGACACGTTAAAGCGGTATCAGAGATGACAGGGGAGAATCTTGATGATCTCGCCGGTGATGCACTGATCGCTGATGGTTTTGCCACCACGTTGGCTGGCGGTTTCGGTGGCTCTGGCACCACAACCTATGCAGAAAATATTGGCGTTATGGCAGCAACACGTGTGTACTCCACAGCTGCCTACTGGGTCGCCGCATTCACTGCGATTGCTTTGGCATTTATTCCTAAGTTTGGTGCGCTAATTTTCACCATTCCAAGCGGTGTCCTCGGCGGTGCATGTTTGGTTCTTTATGGTCTCATCGGTATGCTCGGCATTCGCATCTGGCAAGACAACAAGGTCAATTTCAACAACCCAGTGAATTTGACCATGGCTGCTGTTGCTTTAGTTGCAGGAATCGGTAACCTGACCTTGACTGTCTTCGGTGTTACCCTCGAAGGCATTGCCTGGGGTTCCGTTGGCATCATTGTCTTGTACCCGATCATGAAGCGCCTGTACCTCTCCCTTGGAGAAGGCAAGGACGCAACGTTCTAG